A genomic window from Lycium barbarum isolate Lr01 chromosome 4, ASM1917538v2, whole genome shotgun sequence includes:
- the LOC132636812 gene encoding probable lactoylglutathione lyase, chloroplastic isoform X1: protein MVRILPMASSIRPSLTSFKFSGSSRFCVSLLSNNSTRKFTYCNLGTAVPQLQSFGLKASKLLRENGGSLSVSAAGNMAHASTAATQENVLEWVKQDKRRMLHVVYRVGDLDRTIKFYTECLGMKLLRKRDIPEERYTNAFLGYGPEDSHFVIELTYNYGVDKYDIGSAFGHFGIAVEDVSKTVELVKAKGGKVTREPGAVKGGKTVIAFIEDPDGYKFELLERGPTPEPLCQVMLRVGDLERAIKFYEDAYGMKLLRTRDNPEYKYTIAMLGYGPEDSNAVMELTYNYGVTEYDKGNAYAQIAIGTDDVYKTAEAIRLCGGKITREPGPLPGISTKITACLDPDGWKTVFVDNIDFLKELE from the exons atggttagaATTTTACCTATGGCCTCTTCAATTAGGCCTTCACTTACATCCTTCAAGTTTTCTGGCTCTTCAAGATTCTGTGTTTCTCTTTTATCTAACAATTCTACAAGGAAATTCACTTATTGTAATCTTGGTACTG CGGTTCCGCAGTTGCAATCTTTTGGCCTTAAAGCTTCTAAGCTGTTAAGAGAAAACGGAGGCAGTTTGTCGGTTAGTGCTGCAGGAAATATGGCACATGCAAGCACTGCTGCTACCCAAGAAAATGTCCTAGAATGGGTCAAGCAGGACAAGAGAAGAATGCTCCATGTTGTTTACCGTGTTGGAGACCTTGACAGGACGATAAA ATTCTATACAGAGTGCCTAGGGATGAAATTATTGAGAAAGCGTGACATCCCAGAAGAAAGATACACAAATGCTTTTCTAGGATATGGACCAGAGGACTCTCATTTCGTGATTGAACTCACATATA ATTATGGAGTTGACAAGTATGATATCGGATCTGCGTTTGGCCATTTCGGAATTGCTGTAGAGGAT GTTTCAAAGACTGTTGAACTCGTAAAGGCAAAGGGAGGGAAAGTAACGAGGGAACCAGGTGCTGTTAAAGGAGGAAAGACTGTAATCGCATTTATTGAAGATCCTGATGGTTACAAGTTTGAACTTTTGGAGAGGGGTCCCACACCTGAGCCCCTATGCCAAGTAATGCTTCGAGTTGGAGATCTTGAGCGTGCCATAAAATTTTATGAGGAC GCTTATGGTATGAAGCTTCTTCGCACACGTGACAACCCGGAATACAAG TATACAATAGCAATGCTGGGATATGGTCCAGAAGACTCGAACGCTGTGATGGAGTTGACATATAATTATGGTGTCACTGAATATGACAAGGGAAATGCTTACGCACAG ATAGCTATAGGCACGGATGATGTATACAAGACAGCAGAAGCGATAAGACTTTGTGGTGGAAAAATTACCAGGGAACCAGGACCGCTACCCGGTATCAGCACCAAGATTACAGCATGCCTCGATCCTGATGGTTGGAAGACG GTCTTCGTTGACAATATAGATTTTCTCAAGGAATTGGAGTAA
- the LOC132636812 gene encoding probable lactoylglutathione lyase, chloroplastic isoform X2, with amino-acid sequence MVRILPMASSIRPSLTSFKFSGSSRFCVSLLSNNSTRKFTYCNLAVPQLQSFGLKASKLLRENGGSLSVSAAGNMAHASTAATQENVLEWVKQDKRRMLHVVYRVGDLDRTIKFYTECLGMKLLRKRDIPEERYTNAFLGYGPEDSHFVIELTYNYGVDKYDIGSAFGHFGIAVEDVSKTVELVKAKGGKVTREPGAVKGGKTVIAFIEDPDGYKFELLERGPTPEPLCQVMLRVGDLERAIKFYEDAYGMKLLRTRDNPEYKYTIAMLGYGPEDSNAVMELTYNYGVTEYDKGNAYAQIAIGTDDVYKTAEAIRLCGGKITREPGPLPGISTKITACLDPDGWKTVFVDNIDFLKELE; translated from the exons atggttagaATTTTACCTATGGCCTCTTCAATTAGGCCTTCACTTACATCCTTCAAGTTTTCTGGCTCTTCAAGATTCTGTGTTTCTCTTTTATCTAACAATTCTACAAGGAAATTCACTTATTGTAATCTTG CGGTTCCGCAGTTGCAATCTTTTGGCCTTAAAGCTTCTAAGCTGTTAAGAGAAAACGGAGGCAGTTTGTCGGTTAGTGCTGCAGGAAATATGGCACATGCAAGCACTGCTGCTACCCAAGAAAATGTCCTAGAATGGGTCAAGCAGGACAAGAGAAGAATGCTCCATGTTGTTTACCGTGTTGGAGACCTTGACAGGACGATAAA ATTCTATACAGAGTGCCTAGGGATGAAATTATTGAGAAAGCGTGACATCCCAGAAGAAAGATACACAAATGCTTTTCTAGGATATGGACCAGAGGACTCTCATTTCGTGATTGAACTCACATATA ATTATGGAGTTGACAAGTATGATATCGGATCTGCGTTTGGCCATTTCGGAATTGCTGTAGAGGAT GTTTCAAAGACTGTTGAACTCGTAAAGGCAAAGGGAGGGAAAGTAACGAGGGAACCAGGTGCTGTTAAAGGAGGAAAGACTGTAATCGCATTTATTGAAGATCCTGATGGTTACAAGTTTGAACTTTTGGAGAGGGGTCCCACACCTGAGCCCCTATGCCAAGTAATGCTTCGAGTTGGAGATCTTGAGCGTGCCATAAAATTTTATGAGGAC GCTTATGGTATGAAGCTTCTTCGCACACGTGACAACCCGGAATACAAG TATACAATAGCAATGCTGGGATATGGTCCAGAAGACTCGAACGCTGTGATGGAGTTGACATATAATTATGGTGTCACTGAATATGACAAGGGAAATGCTTACGCACAG ATAGCTATAGGCACGGATGATGTATACAAGACAGCAGAAGCGATAAGACTTTGTGGTGGAAAAATTACCAGGGAACCAGGACCGCTACCCGGTATCAGCACCAAGATTACAGCATGCCTCGATCCTGATGGTTGGAAGACG GTCTTCGTTGACAATATAGATTTTCTCAAGGAATTGGAGTAA
- the LOC132638779 gene encoding E3 ubiquitin-protein ligase ATL42-like, with protein sequence MSNSDRSSSHLAVHPSMLVIAILQFLLLNIVKVNGSPFQDFPSSQDESNNFRPSIAVVIGVLSIMFSLTFLLLLYAKFCRRSPPPLHNAMQIHQNGLTTLPIGRISSGIDKTVIESLPFFRFSLLKGSKKGLECAVCLSSFEDVEVLRLLPKCKHAFHINCIDQWLEKHSSCPLCRHKISAEDNSLLTYSNSFRFLRNQSELREDSNLELYVQREENGCNRSSRFSIGSISFKKSEKGVREDEILIQENDVFDQPEEQQNGILHKFNHKIIVSDVVLKHRWSNVSSSDFMFLNSEMINDTTSNRFSYLESRTNLESTSKVLRQNEKRTMSEILICPRFDDFNTRSCNRESSCVVPNNVKDEKRRNLWLPIARRTVQWFANREKRYAAQPEYTRQSFNV encoded by the coding sequence ATGTCGAATTCAGACAGAAGCAGTAGCCATCTTGCGGTTCATCCAAGTATGCTAGTCATAGCAATCCTTCAATTTCTACTCTTAAATATTGTTAAGGTCAATGGCTCTCCATTTCAAGATTTTCCATCTTCACAAGATGAATCCAACAATTTCAGGCCAAGTATTGCTGTTGTTATTGGTGTCCTCTCCATCATGTTTTCCTTAACATTTCTTCTACTCCTTTACGCTAAATTCTGTCGTAGATCACCTCCTCCCCTTCACAACGCGATGCAAATTCATCAAAATGGACTAACAACCCTTCCAATTGGAAGAATTTCCTCAGGTATCGATAAAACTGTCATCGAATCACTCCCCTTTTTCAGGTTCTCATTGCTTAAAGGCTCGAAAAAAGGCCTCGAATGTGCTGTTTGTTTGTCAAGCTTCGAAGATGTTGAAGTCCTTCGATTGCTCCCAAAGTGCAAACACGCATTTCACATCAATTGTATTGACCAATGGCTCGAAAAACATTCGAGTTGTCCTCTTTGTAGACACAAAATCAGTGCTGAGGACAATTCATTGTTGACATATTCAAATAGTTTTCGGTTCTTGAGGAATCAATCTGAGCTAAGAGAGGATTCCAATTTGGAACTTTATGTACAAAGAGAAGAAAATGGTTGTAACAGATCATCAAGATTCAGTATTGGCAGCATAAGTTTCAAGAAATCTGAAAAGGGTGTTAGAGAAGACGAAATACTAATTCAAGAAAACGACGTTTTTGATCAACCAGAGGAACAACAAAACGGAATTCTACACAAGTTCAATCATAAGATTATTGTGTCTGATGTTGTTTTAAAACATCGATGGAGCAACGTTAGTTCATCGGATTTTATGTTCTTGAATAGTGAAATGATTAATGATACGACGAGCAACAGATTCTCATACTTGGAATCAAGAACCAATTTAGAAAGTACATCAAAAGTATTGAGGCAAAATGAGAAGAGAACCATGTCTGAGATTTTGATTTGTCCAAGATTTGATGATTTTAATACTAGGAGTTGTAATAGAGAGAGTTCGTGTGTTGTACCAAATAATGTGAAGGATGAAAAAAGGAGGAATCTTTGGCTACCAATTGCAAGAAGAACAGTTCAATGGTTTGCAAATAGAGAAAAAAGGTATGCAGCACAGCCAGAATACACAAGACAATCATTCAATGTATAG
- the LOC132638780 gene encoding sugar transport protein 14-like produces the protein MAGGGFDDKRGARAHLYEYKITSYFVCSCIVAAIGGSLFGYDLGVSGGVTSMDDFLKIFFPNVYKRKQEHLQETDYCKYDNQILTLFTSSLYFAALISTFGASHVTRNKGRKASILCGAVSFFLGAVLNAAAKNIAMLIIGRCLLGFGIGFSNQAVPLYLSEMAPAKVRGAVNQLFQLSTCLGVLIANFVNYATAKIHPWGWRLSLGIATVPAVFMFVGGLFLPETPNSLVEQGKLEKAREVLEKIRGTKKVDAEFADLIDASNAARGIKDPFRNLLERKNRPQLVIGAIAIPAFQQLTGMNSILFYAPVIFQSLGFGSGAALYSSAITGGALVVASLISMAFVDKFGRRAFFLEAGGEMICVMVALAITLALKFGQGVVLPKGIGIFLVIIICIFVLAYGRSWGPLGWLVPSEIFPLETRSAGQSIVVCVNMIFTAIIAQCFLVSLCHLKYGIFLVFGGLIIIMSCFILLLLPETKQVPIEEIYLLWEKHWFWKRYCSPQENGLELKKEEKV, from the exons ATGGCTGGTGGTGGATTTGATGATAAAAGAGGAGCAAGAGCTCATCTTTATGAGTATAAAATTACTAGCTATTTTGTTTGTTCTTGTATTGTTGCTGCCATTGGAGGTTCTCTTTTTGGTTATGATCTTGGTGTCTCCG GTGGGGTAACTTCAATGGATGATTTCTTGAAGATTTTTTTTCCCAATGTGTACAAAAGGAAGCAAGAACATCTCCAAGAAACAGATTATTGCAAATATGACAATCAAATCCTCACATTGTTCACATCTTCTTTGTATTTTGCTGCACTAATTTCCACATTTGGTGCATCACATGTTACTAGGAATAAAGGCCGTAAAGCTAGCATTCTATGTGGTGCTGTTAGTTTCTTTTTGGGAGCAGTCCTTAATGCTGCTGCTAAAAACATTGCTATGCTCATTATTGGTCGATGTCTTCTTGGATTTGGCATTGGATTTAGCAACCAG GCAGTCCCATTATATCTTTCAGAAATGGCACCTGCAAAAGTAAGAGGAGCAGTGAACCAATTGTTTCAACTCTCAACTTGCCTAGGAGTATTAATAGCCAATTTTGTCAACTATGCAACTGCTAAAATCCATCCATGGGGATGGAGATTATCTCTTGGCATAGCAACAGTTCCTGCAGTATTTATGTTTGTTGGTGGACTTTTTCTCCCTGAGACACCAAACAGTCTCGTAGAACAAG GCAAATTAGAGAAAGCAAGGGAAGTCTTGGAAAAAATTAGAGGTACTAAAAAAGTGGATGCAGAGTTTGCTGATCTAATTGATGCAAGCAATGCAGCCAGAGGCATAAAAGATCCATTCAGAAACTTACTCGAACGAAAAAATCGCCCGCAGTTGGTGATTGGAGCAATTGCAATTCCAGCATTTCAACAACTAACTGGCATGAACTCTATTCTATTTTATGCACCTGTTATTTTCCAGAGTTTAGGATTTGGTTCTGGTGCAGCTTTGTATTCATCTGCTATCACTGGTGGTGCACTTGTTGTGGCTTCACTTATCTCAATGGCCTTTGTTGATAAGTTTGGTAGAAGAGCTTTTTTCTTGGAAGCTGGTGGTGAGATGATATGTGTCATG GTAGCACTTGCCATCACTCTAGCATTGAAATTTGGACAAGGTGTAGTGCTCCCAAAAGGAATTGGCATATTTCTTGTAATCATAATATGCATATTTGTTTTAGCATATGGAAGATCATGGGGTCCACTAGGTTGGCTAGTTCCAAGTGAAATTTTCCCACTAGAAACAAGATCAGCAGGACAAAGTATAGTTGTTTGTGTCAACATGATCTTCACAGCCATCATTGCACAATGCTTCTTGGTTTCATTATGTCACCTCAAATATGGCATATTTTTAGTATTTGGTGGTTTGATTATCATTATGAGTTGCTTCATATTGTTGCTCTTGCCTGAGACAAAGCAAGTTCCAATTGAGGAAATTTATTTGCTATGGGAAAAACATTGGTTTTGGAAAAGGTATTGCTCACCACAAGAGAATGGACTTGAattgaagaaagaagagaaagtcTAA